Proteins from a single region of Trichoplusia ni isolate ovarian cell line Hi5 chromosome 3, tn1, whole genome shotgun sequence:
- the LOC113492365 gene encoding uncharacterized protein LOC113492365 isoform X2 → MVAEPVIECPLVDVGNSTDSVTVHNITRSASCKTGGGLLGCCVERMYCEFNTSNIDLTLYGPPGFRTSCSWKEVCCPARYLQPIPLFNSTQTIDDNDINMDDAFFNEKF, encoded by the exons ATGGTGGCTGAGCCAGTCATAGAGTGCCCCCTCGTCGATGTCGGCAATAGTACGGATTCCGTCACGG TACACAACATCACGCGCTCAGCGTCTTGCAAGACCGGCGGCGGCTTACTGGGATGCTGTGTTGAGAGAATGTATTGTGAGTTCAATACTTCGAACATCGATCTGACATTGTATGGTCCGCCCGGGTTCCGTAC GTCTTGCAGCTGGAAGGAAGTTTGCTGCCCCGCACGGTACCTCCAGCCAATACCTCTCTTTAACAGTACGCAGACGATTGATGACAACGATATAAATATGGACGATGctttttttaacgaaaaattctaa
- the LOC113492361 gene encoding uncharacterized protein LOC113492361, with protein sequence MQRDYRSWWTTFPAVTACFLERVQPDKAKDVIQTIWNVTEESDGEKYQYYYEFVELIADVSFRDNLQNFWKYQSDDTVKGIDLLQLAMSVHPEPTLEVLLSKNDYAVHWYQVMTEVGICQTFNSAYAQFQDVLQDSWRPQELLQCHYHSGQCFVRIDSKNKAVRYFIHSPYEIPTAISNPTGEVAPDVELIVDFKAVEIQASASVKHLRTEQRRCKYPDEWISDSIRAYSFSLCQMHCRSRMAVMFCGCRPYFHIKGGEDIILWVLKD encoded by the exons ATGCAGAGGGACTACAGGAGCTGGTGGACCACCTTCCCGGCGGTGACGGCCTGCTTCCTCGAACGAGTGCAGCCGGATAAGGCCAAAGACGTTATCCAGAC AATATGGAACGTGACAGAGGAATCAGATGGCGAGAAATACCAATACTACTACGAGTTCGTGGAACTGATAGCTGACGTGTCATTCCGGGATAACCTCCAGAACTTCTGGAAGTACCAGTCCGATGACACTGTGAAGGGTATCGACCTCCTCCAGCTGGCCATGTCTGTGCATCCTGAGCCCACGCTTGAGGTTCTACTGTCTAAGAACGACTATGCG GTCCACTGGTACCAAGTGATGACAGAGGTGGGCATCTGTCAGACATTCAACTCTGCGTACGCGCAGTTTCAAGACGTCCTGCAGGACAGCTGGCGGCCACAGGAGCTGCTGCAGTGCCATTATCACAGCGGCCAGTGCTTTGTCAGAATAGACTCTAAGAATAAGGCAGTCAGG TACTTCATACATTCCCCGTACGAGATACCGACGGCGATATCCAATCCGACCGGGGAAGTTGCTCCTGATGTTGAGCTCATCGTGGATTTCAAG GCAGTGGAGATCCAGGCGTCTGCGAGCGTCAAGCACCTCCGTACTGAGCAAAGGCGCTGCAAATACCCTGACGAGTGGATTAGCGACAGTATACGG GCTTATAGCTTCTCGCTGTGTCAGATGCACTGCAGAAGTCGGATGGCCGTCATGTTCTGTGGTTGTAGACCATACTTCCATATAAAAGGAGGTGAGGATATTATATTATGGGTTTTAAAAGACTAA
- the LOC113492366 gene encoding uncharacterized protein LOC113492366 isoform X2, with protein sequence METLIDSIIDFVRVRQLNIALAGILTLAYLVYQYWGLLFKGQEEEEEDDECRHSTRLSRSRSRSRTRSGNYHDYKMVDSKHGRRGRKAHRRCPDCSLCNCEQ encoded by the exons ATGGAAACTCTGATCGATTCTATAATAGACTTCGTGCGAGTAAGACAGCTGAATATAGCG TTGGCAGGGATATTAACCCTGGCGTACTTGGTGTACCAGTACTGGGGCCTGCTGTTCAAGGGCCAGGAGGAGGAGGAAGAGGATGACGAGTGCCGCCACTCCACGCGCCTCTCGAGGTCACGGTCCAG ATCCCGAACGAGATCCGGCAACTATCACGATTACAAAATGGTAGATTCGAAACATGGTCGCCGAGGACGTAAAGCACATCGGAGATGCCCAGACTGCAGCCTCTGTAATTGTGAACAGTAA
- the LOC113492363 gene encoding uncharacterized protein LOC113492363: MASLKDLLVDVDDDMSNDTDVVEYIDSVDEDEDSGEKRPIMLLLRCLIRNKQNTVMTNAQIIDILDKEFNINVHDIHELEVDIYIKIIKKYLKDWPQWEELERMSTKLNKINDSEAVSKVLDHKYKNLKEYLGVMLEAAKPLASEAVKSIATTRESKSEENTESDVVMEIQCTRQQLNHLFFRKPRLDLNNTVFNMSPEQPTQISLRSVPFDMIFGYLPIKITVNGPCLSLTRELLYNLKHVLVNKARIHNSPPQNVFLNTGLQVRARSKAVYCNKNFLLKTISDILEKCKSENDLFFEVALAVFDAIIRDLKHLPKSIRVQSPYRKYMNKYKYVRHLFVDNPKSRDDRYDLQLEETLSPMYQLHLKKMPEVCTEKPTRAWFRIECAVCSVKISEQNVQEALLLHYTNCHQNDPDWQCMNCKKIFSVEFLARNRFMHTC; encoded by the exons ATGGCCtctttaaaag ATTTATTAGTCGACGTCGACGACGATATGTCGAACGATACGGACGTCGTCGAGTATATAGACAGCGTCGACGAGGACGAAGACAGCGGCGAAA AACGTCCCATCATGCTATTACTGCGGTGCCTCATccgtaacaaacaaaatacagtcATGACAAACGCTCAGATCATAGACATTCTAgacaaagaatttaatattaacgttCATGATATTCATGAGCTAGAAGTTGAtatatacatcaaaataataaagaaatacctaAAAGACTGGCCACAGTGGGAGGAACTAGAGCGAATGTCAacgaaacttaataaaataaatgattctgaAGCTGTATCAAAAGTTCTGGaccataaatacaaaaatttgaAAGAATACCTTGGAGTTATGCTAGAAGCTGCAAAACCTTTAGCTAGTGAAGCAGTAAAAAGTATAGCTACAACGAGAGAGTCTAAATCTGAGGAAAATACAGAATCCGATGTTGTCATGGAGATACAATGCACAAGACAACAATTAAACCATTTATTCTTCAGGAAACCGCGGCTAGATCTTAACAACACAGTTTTCAACATGAGCCCAGAGCAACCGACACAAATATCCTTAAGAAGTGTTCCCTTTGACATGATATTTGGGTACTtacctataaaaataacagttaatgGACCATGCCTATCACTAACAAGGGAACTGTTGTACAATCTAAAGCATGTATTAGTTAACAAAGCCCGTATACACAACAGTCCTCCACAAAACGTTTTCCTGAACACCGGACTACAAGTGCGGGCGAGATCGAAAGCCGTGTATTGCAATAAGAACTTCCTTCTAAAAACTATATCCGATATCTTAGAAAAGTGTAAGAGTGAAAACGATTTGTTCTTCGAGGTTGCCCTCGCTGTGTTTGACGCTATCATAAGAGATCTGAAACATTTACCCAAATCAATACGGGTACAGAGTCCGTACAGAAAATATATGAACAAATACAAGTATGTTAGACATCTCTTCGTTGATAACCCAAAGAGTCGAGATGATAGATATGATTTGCAGTTGGAAGAAACGCTGTCACCGATGTACCAACTACATTTGAAGAAAATGCCCGAAGTTTGTACTGAAAAGCCAACGAGAGCTTGGTTCCGGATTGAGTGTGCGGTGTGTTCGGTTAAAATTAGTGAACAGAATGTACAAGAAGCATTATTGCTACATTATACAAACTGTCACCAGAATGATCCTGACTGGCAGTGCATGAAttgtaaaaagattttctcCGTAGAGTTTTTAGCTCGGAATAGATTTATGCATACATGTTGA
- the LOC113492365 gene encoding uncharacterized protein LOC113492365 isoform X1, whose protein sequence is MDCTKYFTEFVILLLSCLLVSKEMVAEPVIECPLVDVGNSTDSVTVHNITRSASCKTGGGLLGCCVERMYCEFNTSNIDLTLYGPPGFRTSCSWKEVCCPARYLQPIPLFNSTQTIDDNDINMDDAFFNEKF, encoded by the exons ATGGACTgcactaaatattttac TGAATTCGTGATTCTGCTCCTGTCATGCCTGTTGGTGTCCAAAGAGATGGTGGCTGAGCCAGTCATAGAGTGCCCCCTCGTCGATGTCGGCAATAGTACGGATTCCGTCACGG TACACAACATCACGCGCTCAGCGTCTTGCAAGACCGGCGGCGGCTTACTGGGATGCTGTGTTGAGAGAATGTATTGTGAGTTCAATACTTCGAACATCGATCTGACATTGTATGGTCCGCCCGGGTTCCGTAC GTCTTGCAGCTGGAAGGAAGTTTGCTGCCCCGCACGGTACCTCCAGCCAATACCTCTCTTTAACAGTACGCAGACGATTGATGACAACGATATAAATATGGACGATGctttttttaacgaaaaattctaa
- the LOC113492366 gene encoding uncharacterized protein LOC113492366 isoform X1 — protein sequence METLIDSIIDFVRVRQLNIALAGILTLAYLVYQYWGLLFKGQEEEEEDDECRHSTRLSRSRSRSCSRSRTRSGNYHDYKMVDSKHGRRGRKAHRRCPDCSLCNCEQ from the exons ATGGAAACTCTGATCGATTCTATAATAGACTTCGTGCGAGTAAGACAGCTGAATATAGCG TTGGCAGGGATATTAACCCTGGCGTACTTGGTGTACCAGTACTGGGGCCTGCTGTTCAAGGGCCAGGAGGAGGAGGAAGAGGATGACGAGTGCCGCCACTCCACGCGCCTCTCGAGGTCACGGTCCAG GTCATGCTCAAGATCCCGAACGAGATCCGGCAACTATCACGATTACAAAATGGTAGATTCGAAACATGGTCGCCGAGGACGTAAAGCACATCGGAGATGCCCAGACTGCAGCCTCTGTAATTGTGAACAGTAA
- the LOC113492362 gene encoding uncharacterized protein LOC113492362, whose product MALSMKQDFSPPMLSRKWIAMKFRPNMLLYSRDNIVWILESGLLFREDSIDVEQESPAPEAVWLAAGGGRTGWLTLGEKVASVAGVTACVLAFPPRSANRVALLKLAAYLSVPGLFRWYHRSRCRGALPPLLAIMREYLALARRTAACLKEYAALHAQIGSLCSVIESTRVLLCRQQGALSLLLSRASSALLGNAPWLRADVAWDAVQEQNSDNLMKIHHAFLVVQSTLLKHIAMAHYVPSVQAQRCYKNHNERIYWLHTVVIPHLTQEFQLNYDSLERMYRLLKNSGTKDSDNKKLGTAFNDNWIYSEVHTGIAKSCLELKLALNKSNCLDVFLDSCAMNKQEIDLEVLNRDIDDIIDSLTDCLKTVQNSQLRLKKIQNKNVTHKEFEDKEVMVETAGILKIEDREPECRDEVFYFVRTDDDDDCIQPADVTTAPGKKEKDATKVVLCELKRKLGKREDVMRERERQALAKTMPELKDIPEFPRQIDLEEFIEKKGYICKIRKDIPKKKKISLTTKKVKTKTKKYTFKIAKYYHENDIKGEVYEANAKLNVKSKLLTINPNNCITKWYKRVQTAKRETDSSGLSEGSDAEAADVAETAEASKTNQINNEIRFTRKDLELTPSTSESDLEFHKENEMELLKDVRRHRAARKKNHPNHRPAKGTDNVDERSKPIEYSFGTGLAMASVLQINRKNPNYIADEEVFIGDGEVSTDSGNDEDA is encoded by the exons ATGGCATTGTCTATGAAACAAGATTTTAGTCCGCCTATGTTGTCCAGGAAATGGATTGCCATGAAATTCAGGCCTAACATg CTGCTGTACAGCCGAGACAACATAGTCTGGATCCTGGAGAGCGGGCTCCTGTTTCGTGAGGACAGTATCGATGTGGAGCAGGAGTCCCCGGCGCCGGAGGCGGTGTggctggcggcgggcggcggccgcACCGGCTGGCTGACCCTCGGGGAGAAGGTCGCCTCGGTGGCCGGGGTCACCGCCTGCGTGCTCGCTTTCCCGCCTAGAAG TGCCAACCGTGTAGCCCTGCTGAAGCTGGCCGCCTACCTGTCCGTGCCGGGCCTGTTCCGCTGGTACCACCGCAGTCGCTGCCGCGGCGCCCTGCCCCCGCTGCTGGCCATCATGAGGGAGTACCTCGCGCTGGCGAGGAGGACCGCCGCCTGTCTGAAAGAGTATGCCGCACTCCATGCTCAAAT CGGGTCGCTATGCTCTGTGATCGAGTCGACCCGCGTGTTGCTGTGCCGGCAGCAGGGCGCGCTGTCGCTGCTGCTGTCGCGCGCGAGCTCCGCGCTGCTGGGGAACGCGCCCTGGCTGCGGGCCGACGTAGCCTGGGACGCCGTGCAGGAACAGAACAGCGATAACCTTATG aAAATCCACCACGCCTTTCTGGTCGTCCAATCGACGTTACTTAAACACATCGCCATGGCCCACTATGTCCCCTCGGTACAAGCGCAGAGGTGCTATAAGAATCACAACGAAAGAATATATTGGCTTCACACAGTCGTCATCCCTCACCTCACACAAGAATTCCAACTCAATTATGATTCTCTTGAAAGAATGTATCGTTTGCTCAAAAACTCTGGCACCAAAGACAGTGACAATAAAAAATTAGGTACAGCATTCAATGATAACTGGATTTATTCCGAAGTGCACACAGGGATCGCGAAATCCTGTCTAGAATTGAAACTAGCGCTAAATAAATCCAATTGTTTAGACGTTTTTCTCGATTCCTGTGCTATGAATAAGCAGGAAATCGATTTGGAGGTCCTAAATCGAGATATAGACGATATTATAGATAGTCTCACTGACTGTTTGAAAACCGTACAGAATTCGCAGTTGAGGTTgaagaaaattcaaaataagaacGTAACCCATAAAGAGTTTGAAGACAAAGAGGTTATGGTCGAAACCGcgggaattttgaaaatagaagaCCGAGAACCAGAGTGCAGAgatgaagttttttatttcgtgAGAACTGATGACGACGACGATTGTATACAGCCAGCGGATGTAACAACAGCGCCTGGTAAAAAAGAAAAGGATGCAACGAAAGTAGTTCTGTGCGAACTGAAAAGGAAGTTGGGGAAGAGAGAAGATGTTATGAGGGAAAGAGAGAGGCAAGCTCTGGCAAAGACGATGCCGGAGCTGAAAGACATACCCGAGTTCCCGAGACAGATAGATCTCGAAGAATTCATCGAGAAAAAAGGTTATATATGTAAAATAAGGAAGGATATAcctaagaaaaagaaaattagtcttacaactaaaaaagtaaaaactaaaactaagaaatatacatttaaaatagctAAATATTATCACGAAAATGACATTAAAGGCGAGGTTTACGAAGCAAATGCGAAATTGAATGTGAAAAGCAAACTTTTGACAATCAACCCGAATAATTGTATTACAAAGTGGTACAAACGCGTGCAGACAGCCAAACGGGAAACAGACTCTAGCGGGCTATCGGAAGGGAGCGACGCCGAAGCCGCCGACGTCGCCGAAACCGCCGAAGCCAGCAAAACAAACCAAATCAACAACGAAATACGATTCACAAGAAAAGACCTTGAACTAACGCCATCTACGTCAGAAAGTGATTTAGAATTTcacaaagaaaatgaaatggAACTACTCAAAGATGTCCGCCGTCATCGCGCGGCCAGAAAAAAGAACCATCCCAACCATAGACCGGCGAAAGGCACAGACAATGTAGACGAGAGATCGAAGCCCATAGAGTATTCTTTCGGGACGGGCTTGGCTATGGCGTCTGTGCTACAGATTAACAGAAAAAATCCTAATTATATTGCTGATGAAGAAGTTTTTATTGGTGACGGAGAGGTTTCGACGGATAGCGGGAATGACGAAGATGcatga